The window ATGGACTTCACCAAATTCCTTGTCAAATTCATGCCTCATACGAACTCTAAGGGCAAGTTCCATGAACATCATTTCATCTTGTTTTTGAGATTCTAATGACTGCAAGCCAACCTTCATTCCTCCTGCAATAAGATGCCCTCGACTGTTGATTATTCGTGCAGATCTTACTTTAGGGTCCATTTTGATAATTTTTTGACAAATTTTTTCTAGAGCCTCTTGTGAAGTCACTTGTCTAATTATACAAGCGAACTATTTATTGAGATCTGTATTAAAAGTAATCCGTGGAATCACAATCATCAACAAATCCTACAGAATACTACAAACATTTGTCGTTATTTTGGACAGATATTATTCATTTAATGTCAAGCAAACCACAAGCATTAACATCACTTGGACCAATGCGTGCATTCGCTTCAAATGCTAAAAAAATATCAACAGAATTAATCCAAATAAATGAAAGTTTATTGGAGTTTAACAAATTTGTTACAGAATATTATAAACAACTATCGGAAACTTGGACAGATGCACAAAAAAAGGTAAATCTGAAATCGCCAGATGTACCACATGACATAGAACAAATGGAATCATTTAAGAGAATATGGATAGATATTTTTGACAATGATTTTACGGAGTTATTTGATTCAGAAAAATTTGGAGAAAATTATGGCAAATTGGTTTCAAAAGAGTTAGAACTGACAAAACATTGGAACAACATTTCAAATGTAATTTTACAATCTGTGAATTTGCCAAGTAAAGAAGAGATTGATGAGGTGTACAAAGAAATGCACTCACTTAAAAAAAGAATTACAAAATTAGAAATTGAATTGAAAAAGAAAAAAGAAGTAAAAACAAAGGAGGAATAAAAAATGAAAAACGAAACAAAATTTGATCCTAAACTGATAGAAGAGATGATAAAATTCAGCAAACATGTTATGGATGCACCTAAATTAGTTTCCGCCCCAGATGAAATTAGTTTAGAAATAACTCCTCATGACATAGTACAAGAAATTGATAAGACGAGATTGCTACACTACAGACCACTTACAGACAAACAACACAAGACGCCATTACTAATTTCATATGCATTGATTAACAGATATCATATTTTAGATATTCAACCAGAAAAGAGTTGGGTAAGAAATTTACTATTACAAGGATTTGATGTGTACATGTTAGATTGGGGATCCCCTACTAGTATGGATAAATATTTGGATTTTGATGATTATGTTAATGGATATTTAGATAGTAGTGTAGAATATATCAAAAATGAATCATCAACAGAAAAAATATCTTTACAAGGATATTGCACAGGTGCCACTATTGCAACAGCATACACTGCATTACATCCAGAAAGTGTGAAAAACTATATTGCAACTGCACCGGTAATTGACGGATGGCGTGACACTACAGTAATTAGTAATTTAGCAAAACACATGGATGTAGATAAAATGGTAGAGATTATAGGAAATATGCCTCCAGAATTCATGTATTATTGTTTTTCAGTACTAAAGCCATTTGAGCAAGGAATTGAAAAATATGTGAATTTTTTTAAAAATATTGAGAACAAAAAATTTGTAGATAATTTCTTAAGAGTTGAAAAATGGCTTGGAGACACACCACCAATACCAGGAGAGTTGTTCAGACAGTGGATTAAAGACATTTACCAAGAGAATCTTCTAATTCAAAATAAAATGTATGTAGGAGGAAGCCTGATTGATTTGAAAAAAATAAGCATGCCATTATTTACACAAGTTGCAGTAGGAGACCATTTAGTATCACCTGAATGTAGTATGCCTCTACATTATGCAGTTGGAAGTGAAGATAAAACATTGAAGATATACCCTACTGGGCATGTGGGAATGATTGCTAGTTCACTATCTCAAAACAAGGTACTTCCAGAATTAGGCAAGTGGCTTGAAGAAAGATCATAAAATAAAAAATAAAAATAAAAATTTACCACTAGTTCTTTGTGGTGAATGCACTTATCCAGGATTGTAGAATATTTTTGTTCAGATCAGCGAAGGATTTTGCATTATCATTGAATGTTTTGATGTTTTGTTGTGTAGCATCAATTGTTGCAAGGGTAATTTGGTTCTGTATTGAAGCTGCCTTTACAAATTCTTCTGTAGTATCATGAATTACTTTTAGTGTTGCTTGTGGAATATTTGCAGCAATACCTGCTTTCTTTGCATATTCTTTTTGTATTGTAATTGTAGAATCTACAATATTTTCATATGCTTGTAGGTACTCTTGTT is drawn from Candidatus Nitrosarchaeum limnium SFB1 and contains these coding sequences:
- a CDS encoding hypothetical protein (hypothetical protein Nmar_0989) → MDPKVRSARIINSRGHLIAGGMKVGLQSLESQKQDEMMFMELALRVRMRHEFDKEFGEVHFSMSYRDKVIVMSFPLAEDGVLLVSLEKDADFGKIAFKILKLIAPLKKPVLGTF
- a CDS encoding hypothetical protein (hypothetical protein Nmar_0990), yielding MSSKPQALTSLGPMRAFASNAKKISTELIQINESLLEFNKFVTEYYKQLSETWTDAQKKVNLKSPDVPHDIEQMESFKRIWIDIFDNDFTELFDSEKFGENYGKLVSKELELTKHWNNISNVILQSVNLPSKEEIDEVYKEMHSLKKRITKLEIELKKKKEVKTKEE
- a CDS encoding poly(R)-hydroxyalkanoic acid synthase, class III, PhaC subunit, whose translation is MKNETKFDPKLIEEMIKFSKHVMDAPKLVSAPDEISLEITPHDIVQEIDKTRLLHYRPLTDKQHKTPLLISYALINRYHILDIQPEKSWVRNLLLQGFDVYMLDWGSPTSMDKYLDFDDYVNGYLDSSVEYIKNESSTEKISLQGYCTGATIATAYTALHPESVKNYIATAPVIDGWRDTTVISNLAKHMDVDKMVEIIGNMPPEFMYYCFSVLKPFEQGIEKYVNFFKNIENKKFVDNFLRVEKWLGDTPPIPGELFRQWIKDIYQENLLIQNKMYVGGSLIDLKKISMPLFTQVAVGDHLVSPECSMPLHYAVGSEDKTLKIYPTGHVGMIASSLSQNKVLPELGKWLEERS
- a CDS encoding hypothetical protein (hypothetical protein Nmar_0992), yielding MSKNEQTSGAKDLFSVYQENIDKLFSGIRHSVPQYHQSITNVQQEYLQAYENIVDSTITIQKEYAKKAGIAANIPQATLKVIHDTTEEFVKAASIQNQITLATIDATQQNIKTFNDNAKSFADLNKNILQSWISAFTTKN